The following nucleotide sequence is from Terriglobales bacterium.
AGAACGACAAAGTCTGCATCACAGTCGCCGACCGAGGACCGATGCACCAGGGCGCGCCCTCACCGTGCAACGGCTCCCTGGTGTACAAAAGCGCGATCGTCTTCGGCAGAGTGCGTGTTTGTGATGGACCGCAACTAGACGAGCAGAAAACGTGGTTCTTCGACCGCCTATTAGTGCGCCTCGGCGATGCACGCTCTAATTACGAGACGGGCTATACCATGCTGAAGCAGATCACGCTATACGAGGTCGCCATTGAGATTCTTACTGGAAAGATCAATGTGGGCCTGCATCATTGAGCATGCTTAATATTGAGGCTTAAATCAGTTCAGTACCGCGAGATCATCAATGAGCACACCGCGAAAGATCATCGTATACATCGCCACCAGCGCGGATGGATACATTGCCCGACCTGACGGCGACGTGGAATGGCTGAATCGCCGCCCGCACACAGAGGATTATGGAATGCGGGAGTTTTATGAGAGCGTGGATACGATCCTGTTCGGACGAAAGACCTACGATTGGGCGCTTGAGTACCAGCGCAAGACCAAAAGCAAAGGCAGCATCTTTGACACAAAATTTGCCAACTACGTTTTCTCGCACAATCCCCCGAAGGACGTAGCTCCGGGTGCACAATTTGTCTCCGAGCCCGTGAAGGACTTCGCTCAGCGCCTGCGCGCAACTTCTGGAAAGAACATCTGGATGATGGGCGGGGGAGAGCTGATCGCGTCGTTTCTCGACGAAGGCGAAATCGACGAATTCGACATTCACGTGATCCCGACTCTTATTGGCGAGGGCATACCGCTCATCGCACGGCGTCATCGAGACATCCCGCTTCAGCTACTCTCAGTGGACAAGTATCCGGACAGCGCTGTTCGATTGCGTTATGAGATAGGAAAGTAGTTTCTCTTGCCCGAGTGCACTCCAATACCGGCCGACGACTTCGTATTCTGGGTAGTGACCCCAACGCGAAGAATCGCCTTACAGGTTGTGTGTTTTCTTGCTTCGATCTCAGCACTTTACTCGCTACTCGCGCCGACAATCAGCGGAGTGCCGCGTTTTCGCCCAATCTGGGCTATCGGTGTCGTTTGTGCGGCCGCCGTTCTCTTTGGCGGTGCGATATTTTTGGCAAAGCGGCCTCTAGGCTACGGTTTGGCTCTCGCGGGCAGTCTGTGCATCCTCTCGCTACGCGTTTGCGAGGTTCTGGTCCGACTTGGCTACTTTAGGGTCGAGTATCGGTTAGTGGCTCTGTCTCAGGACATACCACGGTGGAGATTTGAGTTCGATAAGCCAGTATTTGTTTTGCTGCAGATTTCTACATTCGCCTCCCTCGTGTTATCGGTTTTCTTACTCATTGCGTATGCGCGAGTGAAATTCCACCCTAAAATTCCGAGTTAATGATCAGCTTTCGCGGGAGCTCCGCGGGATTCTCCCGCTGGACGAAAGCGCTGTGCACACCGCAAAATAGAAAGTTCGTCTCACTTACGAGACTCACAAGGAGAGTCATGATCACTACAGGCGAAGCCATCCGAATGATGAACTATGTTGACGATATTTCCACTACTCTGCGCCGCATTGCCGCCAACATCCCGTTCATGACGGACGAGGAACGCAAGCGGTTGGCCGACTACATGCGTAAGGCAGAGCCAAGCTATCCCAAAATGATCGAGACACTGGAGAAGGGAAGCTAGCAGTGGCTTCGGTCAAGACGGTGGCGGT
It contains:
- a CDS encoding pyridoxamine 5'-phosphate oxidase family protein, translated to MAVEKIDLRGRMTRADRQMSDADARAFLREHATASVGTVDSAGWPYVVPLMYVYEEGDKLFLHTGSRGGHFFSNIGENDKVCITVADRGPMHQGAPSPCNGSLVYKSAIVFGRVRVCDGPQLDEQKTWFFDRLLVRLGDARSNYETGYTMLKQITLYEVAIEILTGKINVGLHH
- a CDS encoding dihydrofolate reductase family protein; translated protein: MSTPRKIIVYIATSADGYIARPDGDVEWLNRRPHTEDYGMREFYESVDTILFGRKTYDWALEYQRKTKSKGSIFDTKFANYVFSHNPPKDVAPGAQFVSEPVKDFAQRLRATSGKNIWMMGGGELIASFLDEGEIDEFDIHVIPTLIGEGIPLIARRHRDIPLQLLSVDKYPDSAVRLRYEIGK